A window of Punica granatum isolate Tunisia-2019 chromosome 8, ASM765513v2, whole genome shotgun sequence genomic DNA:
AGACTAATCGGGAAGAATTTCTTGATTGCCTCTTGAGGGGAGATGGAGAATGAGCccatttgcatatatattcatatgaGATTTGCTTAATTTGGCAAAGAGGGAAGGAAACATAAATAGAGAGGGCGCCTAAAGCTAAGCTAAGGCTAAAGCCCAGAGCCAAAGGGTTTAACTTCAATTCAATAGATTAGATTAGACTGCAAAAGGCTCAAAGAAaccccctttttcttttttctacaTGTAACATTCTCTCTTTTCAATTTCGCCGCAAAAAGATTctgattcttttttctcttgcGAGAAAGCAAAGCCTCCCTACCTATAcatcacatatatatgatatatatatctatcttttGTAGTATGCATAAGTATGCATATAGGCTTTCTCAGAATCTCATCTGAGCCCTATAAAGTGGCCCAATTTGGACCTAAATCTACACAAAATCATTAAAAAGCCTAAAACaatatcaattaattatgTTCCCCATCATGTGATTatgcttctttttttgttttttgttttttgttttttttttatattgaaagccttcttttctttttcccttttttcgtttttcttttcttgtaaatagtaaaaatattaatgtacTATCCGTAAGCAATTGCAGCATGCATATTATCTTAGGGCCAGGGGATTATGGACTGGCCCATACAATGAACGTGCTCGTGGGCTAGTGATCAGGCCCAGTGAACTCAGGATGGATGGAACAGCAACTTATGATCCTTGTATGCAATCAACAGTTGAAAATGGAAGATAATACATCCACGGCAAGACTTGGAAGAGAATTGATAACCCGCACACTCGTCTCACGAGGCCGTTACCGTGATTGATCCGATGAAAATTAACATAACATTACAGCACGATCCTCCGTagttgggttttttttttttttttcagtagcTCTGTGCAGTTAGTCTTCAAATACAGGTGATCTCAAGAGTAGGTGCCGGTGCCTCCGATCCAGCTCAACCCGGGCATTTTTCTAAGTCCTGCATCCGTCATCTCGTCTCTCAGCTCATTCACATTGCTCCACCTTCCATCCCGGGCGTATACCTTTGATAGCATGACCCTGTACGCGCCCTTCTCTGCACCTGTCTCGAAGAGCTTCCGAGCTGCAACCTCTGCCATCTCTGAGTTTCCTTGGACCTCACAGCAAGACAATAGTGCACCCCAGATTCCAGGATCTACTGGTCCAGGCGACGAATCAATCAACTGGTACGCCTCTTCGAACTCTCCGGCCATTCCGAGAAGCTTCACCAAGTATACATAGTGCTCGACCTTGGGGCGGACATGGAACTCATCTTCCATTCTTGTGAAGAGCTCTCTACCATCATTCAGTAGACCAGAATGGCAGCAGGCACATAGGAGGGCCGAGAAAGTACAACTGTCGGGTTCTAGTCCGGCATTAAGCATCTCATCAAACATTCTGAATGATTCAGAAGCTAGCCCGTAAAGCCCGAGACCTTGAATTATTGTGTTGTAGGAGACAGCGTTTTTTTTGGGCATGTTCTCGAAGATACGCCTTGCCGAGCCCAACAAGCCACACTTCGCATACATGTCGATGAGGGCAGAGGAGATCATCACATCCGATTCCAGCCCACACCGAAGAACAGATCCATGTAACTCAATCCCCATTCCTATATTTGCTGATTGGGCTGCTGCAGCTAATACGCTCGCAATCAGAATTGGATCAACCTTCCTACCCTTGATCGTGCCCATCATTTTCCTGAAGAAGTAACTCGCCTTTTCGTATTCGCCACATTGACAATATCCCGTTATGAGAGCTGACCACGAAACCAAATCAAGATTGATCAGACCTGCGAAAACTTTTTGAGCCGAGTCCATGCACTTGAATCTTGCATACATGTTCACAAGGCAGCTTCCCACGTGAGGATTCGATTCGAAACTGCTTTTCAAACAGAAACCATGTACTCCTTCCCCAGTACGAATTGAATCAGGACCTGCCAGACCCGAAATCAACCCAACCAGAGTATAACCATCGGGACTTTCCCCCAGCCTTTGCATTTCCACAAACATCTTCAAGCTGCATACTGACAAACCACAACAACTATAGCCCGAAATCATCGAGTTCCACATCACCAAGTCAGGCTCAGATATCACACTGAAAGCACGTCCTGCTTCCTCCACAAGTCCCAGCTTCGAATAAGCCATTACCAGTGCACTGTTACATGTTGGGTCCATCCCCAGCCCTGAAACTATAACTCCTCCATGGAAAAGCCGTAATCTGTTGACATCGCTGCTCTCGCAACAAGCACGTATAACACAAGCATAGGAAAAGCTATCGGGCCTTGTCTCGCCTCGAAGCATACCACTGAACATGGAAAATGCTTCATTGAACCTCCGTGCCCGTGCATAGGCACGGATTATAGAGTTCCAGAGGAAGACACTTTTGTGGTGACATCCATCGAACACCTTGCACACATAGTCAAAGTCGCCACTCATGCCATAGAAACGAACGATTTTTGTGGCGTAAAACGGATCGTCGGAGAGGCGCAATTTCAAGATCAAAGCGTGCAGCTGCTTGGTTCTCAAGAGGGTCTGCTGGAACTTCGAGAGCTCGGACAGAAGCAAGCGAAAACGGAGGAACATATCGACTTGAGAAAAGGGAACGAACGCCAAAAATCTGCTCGACTCGAGAATATATTGATGAATAAACAATAGTGCAAGTCTCTCTGAGGAATTAACACGAACACCTCAACTGTAACAACTCATTTAGAAGCTAAAAGGGCGTCCACATATCGACGTAGCCCCGCAAAGCTCGGGGCAGTGCCTCCTTCCATGATTCTCGGTTCGGGAGATCGCCCGTGAGAGCAATCGAGCTATCCTCCTTCCGGTAACCCAGAGACAAGAGCAGAACTTTCCCGCCGAAAACCTTCTTCATTGCCTTCAATGTCTCCTCCATCGCCATCTTCCCCTCCCGTCCCGAGTCCTCTGCTTCCACACAGCTTCCTCCCACATTCACCATCACCCTCCCATCTCTCCTCAAGCACTTCTTCAGCTTCTTCCAAGTATTCGGATCCTGGAGCTCCGGGATCACGCTCCCCTTTGAGAACAGGTCGACCAATATCCCCGAGAACCCGTCCTTCACGCCCGCTTGGAGCGCGTCTCCGATGTGGATAAATAGTCTATCTGAGTAATCCTTCTCAAGCTTTGAGAGGTTGAAGAACTCTCTCCCCACGGAAATCACCAATGGGTCGAGCTCCCAACCGTGGACCACCAATTCCGGGTACAGCTCGAGCAGCAGCTTCGTGGCGGACCCTGCCCCGAACCCCAGTAGGCCCACCGGCCCGGGGGGCAGGATAGGCGGCAGAGTGGCAAACACGTCAAAGTAAGTCCCTGTCAGGGACTTGAAGAGGAAGGAGATGCTGTGGATGTTCCCGGGCCCATCGAGGAGAAGCAGCCTTGACCCAGCGAAAGGGTGGTCCGCCTTCCGGGAGACCTCGAGCACACGAATGTAGTTGCACCGGGACTTGAACTTCGCAAGGATCTTGACATCCTCGGGAGGGATACCATCACCGTGGGTGTCGGGTTTCGATCTCAAGGGATCGAGACGGGGCAGTTCCGAACAATGGGAGGAGGTGGGAATCGAGTTCCGAGATTTCGAGAAGGGGAAATGGAGGGAAATTTGGTTATGGTGAGAGATTAACGGTCTAATATGGTTGAGGGCGAATGACATCTCTCTATCTCTGTCTCACTGAGACTCTCGGCGCATTCTGAGAGCGAACTTTGAACCAACAAAAACAAACCGAAAGATAAGGAAATTCCATGGGCCTGTTCGGTCATCAATAGCCCAAAACATCATGTTGCTGGCCAAAATCGATGCCCGAGCGAGGATTAGATTATGGATGTCCCCTTGTCTCACCcaccgaaaataaaaatatcccAACTCATCAAGCTTCACGAAACAAAAACGTCCATgaagaaacataatatatgtatgACATGTCGACGATACAGAGTCTGTTCTATTGTTGACTGAACTACACAGATTTCACCTTCAGCGGGACACTCCTAGAGAAGCTCTAATAAAATATACGCCTTCGAGAAAGACAAGCCGTTGCGTCGAAACAGTAATCTCATGCTAAGGGACTTCTCGTGCAAAATGGATATAGATAAGGCTTAGAATCTTATACGAAGCCAATATCTATCACAAGGGATGCTCGTCCATTTTtgcatcttcttctttatCTGTAACTGGGACATCCCTGTATTGGAGAAGAACAATCATGTCAACGTTCCGCGCGGAGAGGGGTGCACTGAATATGATCGGCAGAATAAAAACCAGGGAGAGATCTAAAAAGGACATTAGTCTATTGCACTACGTTACTATGTGCCTAACTAGTTTTGCCCAGTGATCCGACTAGTACTCTTAACACGTGCAGAACCAGTTTAGCCGTTTCAAGTTTTCTGTTTCCAGAAGAATGAAAGTGATGCGGCACTCTCATGCTGGGTgccccattttcctttttctcccaGGCTCTCTCTGATTGACGTGGCTAATACTATCGCTGGATAAGATGCCTGATAATTTCCTAAATTTGAACTCTTGGGATTTGCTGTCTAGTTTCAGTTTAAGTTGCAAAAACACGGGAACTACCAGAAGGAAACCTGGTGCCCATGATGGTTGGTAAGCAAATTTATGGGGAAGTATCACAGGAGCTATGTAATGCAACAACTTCAGGCAGCCGGTTATGTGAAAAGAGATGAGAAACACCAAACCTCGTCTCAATGTTTTCAACTTTCAGAGCGTCAGTTTCCATTGATCTATGTCGACTCTTATCCTCTTGCTCAGACTCAGAGTCATAGCCTTCACCGTCCCAAATGCGTTGCTTTGGTCTTTCATCCATATCTTCCTCTTCCTGCACTCGAGTAACTTGCGCTAATGAGCGAAACTAGACCAcagattgaaaattaattgcaGGAACTTATACTTCTTGCAAAACCAACCTCCTCTGGGATTTGCATGGTGGCTGGTGTTGTCTGGAACGGAACACTGGGAGCACAGGGTATTCTTGAGAGTTGTTCTAATAACATGCTCCTGCACAACATTTTATGAGAACGCAAAGAGCACACATCTAGGAGTGGAACGAATAAGGATTGCAGAGGTAACATTGGAACAACAGTAAACAACGGTGAAAACTGAATCATGTCCATCCATGAGGATCTCAGTTAATAATTCATATCATGGATGGCTCGTCTTCTCTTTACAAGTATCCAATAGACACGTAGAAAGAGTTTCTATATCAAACTTCAACCACCCGCAGCACCTCCTTATTCCACACAACGCATGCTGAGCTAGCAGAAGACCTCTGGACACAGTAAATGAAAATGAACCAAGGTTTTCCCTTCTATCCATTCCTTTCCTTACCATACGAGTTCCATTGCAACTGATCTACTTAACAAACTTTATAAGACACTAAAAGTTCAaataatatttgtaaaacaaGTCAAAGAATGGTAAATAGATCACCTGATTCTCTCCAAATCTTTCGGTGCATTGAGGTTTTCCATGCTGCAAGGGTCAATATGAAGAGTGTAATCGGGACCAAAGTACTCGTAGTATTCATTGTAAGGCAAATTATTATCGGGTTCAACACCAACTGCAACAGCTGTCTGCACAAAGAAAATACTTCTAGAGGACAGTATACCAGGAGACATCTCAAAATTAGTATGCttaaaaagaaaggaaggGCAACCTCGTAACACCAACAACGCGCGACATTCCTCATAGTGTAGCCTCCCCCTCCCAATACCATCAGGGGGACATCAAAGGATCTCAGAAACCGAAGGCAATCGGCATGACCTCTCACGGACAGATTAAAGCACCCCAAGCGGTCACCCGACAAGGAATCAGCCCCACACTGTAGAACGACTGCATCAGGTTGATATACTTCCATAACTTTCTGAATGATGGGTCTGAATATTCCCTGGAAACTCTCATCGTCTATTCCATCATTCAGCGGGACATTCAAGGCATAGTTCTTCCCTGAACCAGCTCCAATGTCTTTAATGTGCCCGCTTCCAGGGAAGAAGTCCCCGAACTTGTGGAAGGAAACTGTCATGACTCGATCAGTGGTATAAAATGCCTCCTCTACTCCGTCCCCGTGGTGAACATCGATGTCCACATAAAGAACCCGCTGCGAATTCACAAGGAGCAGCATATAACAAGCTATCAATGTGCAGAAGCATGCATCGGAACAGACTATTCTCACTTTTACCCGACTAGTTCATGAACCAGCGTGAAAATCGAACATCTACCAAATCAATCAAGCACCGAAGTACTTCAGATTCATTAAACAAAGAAGAGACTTACTCTATGGACCTTGAGCAGCTCCAATATGCCAAGGACAATGTCATTCACGTAGCAGAACCCGGAAGCCTCAGACTTCTTGGCGTGATGGAGACCGCCAGCCCAATTCAGGGCAATATCAGCGTCTCCACGGTTCAGCTTAACAGCTGCGCCGATAGAGCCGCCTGTGGAGGCCTGACAGAACCCGAAAAGACCGTCAAAGACGGGGCAGTCCTCGCCGACATTGAAGCGCTTGAGCTGGCGGGAGAAGGCGAGGTCGGCGATGGTTTCGGGGGTGACGGATGAGAGGAAGTCGACGTAGTCAGGGGAGTGGAAGAGGCGGATGTCGGAGGGTGCGGCGGGGAAGGGGCGGCAGATTTCCATGCGGCGGTGGAGGCTGTAGTGGACGATGAGGTTGTGGGCCATCCTGATGCGGTGGGGCTTCATCGGGTGGCCCTGGCCGTAGTAGTAGTCCCCGATGGTAGGCTCGTAGAAGTAGCTCACCCGCCGCCTCCTAGCGTCCGGACCCACCGACGGCAGCGAAGCCCCACTGCCCGCCATCCCGTCCGCCATCTCAACTGACTGATGCTGTCCCTCTCTGTCGGAGAGATAGAAATTTTGGGGAAGAAGAGAGTCAAACGGGGCGGAGCAATGTGGAAGACAGGCTTCCTCTCTCTTCAAGCTCATGGTTctgtattgaaaataaatgctCCCGGTGTAGGGAGGACCCAACTGTGAGTGCCCGGCTGTTATCTTTAGGGTGTACGCTGCGCCCGGGGTAGCTAATCTTTGCAGGCTGGAGGGCGAACCAGACGAGGTCCATTGGAGGCCCAAATTATAACATTCAAATCCGCCAGTTGGGGCCCATACTTAGCAATGCCTCGGCTTATCTAACGGCTTGCACTGTGGGCTGGGCTGATTAATTCTCGGTTAGGCCAAAGTGGGCTTTAGGGTTTCGCACAACCGGCTTCGAGTCTATTAGTACTCAGTTGTGTATTCTCGTACTATTCATGTGAAACTAATGTGATTACATATCTACTGCCTTCGCGCTCGGACACCGCTAGGAGATGAAATCTCGGACCCGGTCTTCGGATTAACTGATGAGTAAGGTGAAGATTAAGAAGATTTGACGTGCACAACCTTTATGCTCTTTAGGCGTTCAGATTTAGAATCTCGAAATTTATTATCATGGTAAACTGTAATGCGTACATATGATATATGCTGCAAGTTTCGAACCGAGAAAATGAGAATATGCATGATGTGAGAGAAAGTTGAAAATTACACACACTAATCAAGCTGAGGGCTAGATGTGGACCTGAGATTCTTCTAGGGAGACATCGATTATTAGGGTTTATCATGGGGGTGTCAAATCATGTTTTCTTGAACATCATATGTATTGGGAGACATTGGAACCATTTCGTCGGCTTTTATGATCatccatctctctcttttttaccTCCAATCAGTCGAGAAAAAACCCGCGGGAGGCCTTTTCTTCTCAAGGCACACTCGATCTAATTGCGACTCTTGACTTGAAAGGCTTTAATCATATAAGatggattttattttgggtaAATTTCAACGATACCCCTTATAATTTGTGAAATGACCAGCGACATTCCTCCTTTCAAAAATTAGCCACACCACCCCTCATTTCACTGACCTAGCACGAAGAGAACATTCATTTGATCGCGTGAATTCCACGACACGGAACAAAAACCTACCCGTTATCTAATTCCTTTATCTGAATCAAATTTGAGGGAAAAAAACAGTAGAAATCAGCGAAAAGATAGGTGGTTTGTGACTAATTTCGAAAGAAGGAGGTGTCGTTGGTCATTGTACAAACTATAAGAGATATCGTCGAAATttacccttttatttttaatgagatGCCACCGAATATATTCAACTTATTGTCTGAGAGATTATTTCTGATTTCGGTGTCTGTGTTTGCCTGATCACGATATCCTTTGAGTGCCTCTTGAGTCTCTGTGCATTATAGGTAAACTTTGTTCACATAGAACAAATTTATCAATTACATTACACGTGGTGATTTaatcataataaattaattaatt
This region includes:
- the LOC116186961 gene encoding putative pentatricopeptide repeat-containing protein At1g64310, coding for MFLRFRLLLSELSKFQQTLLRTKQLHALILKLRLSDDPFYATKIVRFYGMSGDFDYVCKVFDGCHHKSVFLWNSIIRAYARARRFNEAFSMFSGMLRGETRPDSFSYACVIRACCESSDVNRLRLFHGGVIVSGLGMDPTCNSALVMAYSKLGLVEEAGRAFSVISEPDLVMWNSMISGYSCCGLSVCSLKMFVEMQRLGESPDGYTLVGLISGLAGPDSIRTGEGVHGFCLKSSFESNPHVGSCLVNMYARFKCMDSAQKVFAGLINLDLVSWSALITGYCQCGEYEKASYFFRKMMGTIKGRKVDPILIASVLAAAAQSANIGMGIELHGSVLRCGLESDVMISSALIDMYAKCGLLGSARRIFENMPKKNAVSYNTIIQGLGLYGLASESFRMFDEMLNAGLEPDSCTFSALLCACCHSGLLNDGRELFTRMEDEFHVRPKVEHYVYLVKLLGMAGEFEEAYQLIDSSPGPVDPGIWGALLSCCEVQGNSEMAEVAARKLFETGAEKGAYRVMLSKVYARDGRWSNVNELRDEMTDAGLRKMPGLSWIGGTGTYS
- the LOC116186964 gene encoding uncharacterized protein LOC116186964 is translated as MSFALNHIRPLISHHNQISLHFPFSKSRNSIPTSSHCSELPRLDPLRSKPDTHGDGIPPEDVKILAKFKSRCNYIRVLEVSRKADHPFAGSRLLLLDGPGNIHSISFLFKSLTGTYFDVFATLPPILPPGPVGLLGFGAGSATKLLLELYPELVVHGWELDPLVISVGREFFNLSKLEKDYSDRLFIHIGDALQAGVKDGFSGILVDLFSKGSVIPELQDPNTWKKLKKCLRRDGRVMVNVGGSCVEAEDSGREGKMAMEETLKAMKKVFGGKVLLLSLGYRKEDSSIALTGDLPNRESWKEALPRALRGYVDMWTPF
- the LOC116186962 gene encoding histone deacetylase 6, coding for MADGMAGSGASLPSVGPDARRRRVSYFYEPTIGDYYYGQGHPMKPHRIRMAHNLIVHYSLHRRMEICRPFPAAPSDIRLFHSPDYVDFLSSVTPETIADLAFSRQLKRFNVGEDCPVFDGLFGFCQASTGGSIGAAVKLNRGDADIALNWAGGLHHAKKSEASGFCYVNDIVLGILELLKVHRRVLYVDIDVHHGDGVEEAFYTTDRVMTVSFHKFGDFFPGSGHIKDIGAGSGKNYALNVPLNDGIDDESFQGIFRPIIQKVMEVYQPDAVVLQCGADSLSGDRLGCFNLSVRGHADCLRFLRSFDVPLMVLGGGGYTMRNVARCWCYETAVAVGVEPDNNLPYNEYYEYFGPDYTLHIDPCSMENLNAPKDLERIRSMLLEQLSRIPCAPSVPFQTTPATMQIPEEEEEDMDERPKQRIWDGEGYDSESEQEDKSRHRSMETDALKVENIETRDVPVTDKEEDAKMDEHPL